CTTTGcgttactttgctgtacaccggaaactaacacaatattgcaaatcaactctaacttcaattaaggaaaaaaagagattgaGATGTAAATTACATGAACTTTGTGATAAAATCTGAGCTGGAGGCCTTTCCAGCTAAGCCATAACACCTATCAGGCCTCATTTAAATGTGCACCAAAATAACATCATTAGATAAGATTGACTTGGACATTTATTTCagctattatatatttaattttggtGAAAATTGATGTGTCCTTTGATATATTTATGTATGATTTGTTTTCTGTCgttgttttcttaatgttgaaagTTATTGCCTAGTGAGTATTTGACTTgtgtgaatattctttttttccattttcaccatGTATCATTGATTTCTTTTCAGTGTGGTCATTTAGGCTCTACCTGGTTATTTTCTGATATCCTTTTTGAGAAAAGTTAGAGCTGGGATCGTACTTATGTAACATTCCCCACACACATTTCaaatattggttttatttttaaattgtaataaaaatgtatactttaGGAAGGTGTATCACAAGGGGTAAGAATACTGACTTCAATTTATACACCTCCCCCTGGATTTTTAGATGGTTTTTTAAATTGAGTAATTGGGGTAGATTTTGATGAGTAGCTCATTTTCATAATTACTCTGTCTGCTGTACTGTCAGGTACCACTTGCTTGGatgcatttcattaaaaaaagaaagtccagaTTTACTCTGTACCAAGCAGAGTGTtatgtgtttttctgttgttACACCTTCCGTCCTTGAAGACGAATCACTGTACAATCATCATTATCTGTGTTCTAGTTCTCACTACTAGTAAGTGGCAGACTTTGGATTAGAAACCCATTTTGATATGCTGATCACACGTCTGTATAGAACGTTCTTTGTTTGTGTAGTCTTGTTTTTGCAGTCATATACTACTAGTttgggagagaggaaaaggatACTCGGTATTATCTCAGATGTGGACTTTGGGTCCCTTCATCATCATTGGCTCATAGTTGAATAATATTAGGACTGTCTAAATTCTAGGAAAACAgagaattacaggaaaaaaaagatgaagggtattttgttctgtttcttttacttgcaCAGACAGGCATACCTGTTTGTGCATATGGCACCCGGGTTCCAAGGTGATAGCTGTTAAAACTTACAAGGTTATTTTATGTCTTTGGTTAATGCCTTTGGAATTATGGAAGAAAGGTATAATTTTTCAggatatcttattttttaatgtattttgctTTAACTCTCATTTTAAATAGGTAACATATTAATGCTTTATATAACCTCTTGAAATGGAATTCACTTTCTTCTCAACCATGCCAAATAAGAAATTTAGCTCCAGTTTATTTGGAATAGATCAACCATTTAAGTTGTGTTCTAttaaggataataatagtatttgcTAAGGTTGTAGAGATCACTGAATAAAGTACTTTCTGGGAGCTTTTTGCTAAATTGTGGTGCTCAAGAACAAAGGATATTATTTCTTCAGTGGATGTAGAACTGAGTTTCATACCACTTTTAATATAGTCAGTCTGCATTTTTGGAGGTGGTGTTTCTATATCAGGGTAACTTGTTTATTTAGACAGCTTTAGAAGTACATTTAGAAGACAATCTTTCATGaagaatttgtattttcaaagaaaatgttatgaTAATAAAGGTCCTTGGACAATGAGCAGGTCTAATTCaacctatatattttttatacctGTTATGATCAAAGTGACTATGACTTCTAAGCTAAGACAAATTAGATGAGaattgagaaaatacattttgtcTGATTTGGAAATTTATAAAAACATCGAAAATATGTGCAAGATTTGCTAAAGAATTAAAATAGTTATAATTGTAGTAaatttatagtaaaaataaaagtaccaTGCATTTGTCTTTGTTGTATTTATCTTTCATGAAAAGTCAAACTTGATTTGATGATGTGTTATTCAGCTTGTTAGCATTATCTTCAAATGTAAGCAAAATGTAGatcatttattttacagtttgaAAGGCTTTCAGATTAATTCATGACTCTGAAAGTTGGAATTCAACATAATTAAACTCAAATTGTAGCATTTATTTTTGGTAGTGAGAGAGAAAATATGCTTGTTTGTATTTGAGATACTGATGTGTTCAAGTTAAAATTTCGCTTTTTGACATCCATTTACTCTGTAGGCATTGATTGTGTATTAGGTACTGGGGTCTCGGAGCAGAAGTGGCCTTTGCCATTAAGAAACCTAAGGTAAAATAGTAAAGTCAGATAAATAAGCAGATGTTTGCTATGAAAGTTTAACCTTGAGGATGCATTTAGGATAAGTACTAAGTCCAGAATGAAAGATAGCACAAGGTGGGGATCAGAGACGACATTCTGGGAGGGACCATGttgtagaaatagaaattttactATCAGAGTTGCTCAACTGACATTGGAAGTAGATGGACCCACATCTGCTAATGTCTTGATGGTGAAAGTGAACAGAAAATGGCAAGTGGTAATCAGTGCAGTTGGAGAATGAAATATGAGGAGGGTAATAATGAATCTGGAGACATAGATGGCATCCAGACTTTAAAGAGTCTTTCTAAAGAGTATGGATAATCCCAACCTTACAGATAGTTTTGTCTTTCTCCAATTTAGCTGGAATGAAGAACTTCATTTAAGCGACTATCAGCAAATAAAGTGAAACATAAGGGATTTTTATctctaatatattttatatctccTCCATGTCATCCCATTCAGTGTATAAATATCTCTATATGTCTATGATGTTTTTACTTAAAGAAATTAAGTCTGGTTATTTtcattaagaatttaaaaagaggtgTATTTgttgtaattctttttttctgaaagtttttcattattaaataaatcatttgaATACTTGCCTAAGAGATATGGGATTTattcactcttttatttttaattgctgatAGAACTGCAAGAATTACTGAAAAAAgatttagaaacattttaatatatatgaattCTGAAGATATTTGAAACATAATGGTTAAATATCTTGACACTAAAGCATTGAAATCCCTAGGTTCACCACCAGCTGCAAATCATTATGGTTGATAATGCTCTAATTAGAGCAAAGTTATTCACTGGGCATTGAATGGAAATAAATCttgcatataaataaaaaaacacagcTGAGAATGatattcattacagcattattaacagtgaaaatgtaaaaaaaattatattattttttgcatCCATTTCGGAATATATAAGCTGAGAGGACAGTGAGATAGTTTTAATTTGTTGAAGACCTTGCAAATGaaaatctttgtattttaagcTTTCAAGAGCCAAAGCCTTGCGAGAATACTTAAATGTTTTAGAAGCAGTTCGCACATagtttgagttaaattcacattTAGTGAGTGCAGTTAAAGACCATCCAATAAAAATCATGGAGGGCAACTTGATTTTATATCATTTAGAACAAGATATCAAGTATTTAAGAATGAATATCTGACAAAGAAcatactttctgtttttttcatgcaGTTCTTCAAGGCCATGAAAGTGTGTACTTGGTCAGTTTCGTATCTGTAAGGATGATAAAGTGGAGGGCTTGTCATTTTATGTAGTATTTATTATTGTTAGTTTTGGTTGCAATAAACAGCAAAGCGAAACAATATGATTCAAATTGACAAAGCGGGGGTGTGCACATTATGGTTAAGGAATTAACTGAAATTTAGAAtcacatcaaaacaaaacaaaatagaaaccacATAATGTCACgttatgaaaaggaaagaaaaatagtagTGAAGAAAAATAGTAGTCACTGTCAGAGAAAGATCTACCATACAACTAGGAATTTCTGAAGTAGGGACATGCAGGCCTTCTGCAGCGTAAGCTCTTGGCTTTTTACTTTCATGAAAGCAGTGTATATCACGCTGATTATGAACTGACCCTGTGGTTAGATCCAGCTTCGCTTTCTAGTCCTGCTTTACTACTTATCAGCTGAGTGATGTAGGCAATTTACCTTTCAGCTGTAAATTGACCAGAGTAAGAGCTACTTCTGTAgttataagcattaaaaaaagataatctaTTTCAAGTACTTGGTGCATGACAGTTAATAAACTGCAGCGGccacctttccttcctcttcttttttgtcttcatCATCAGTACTCTGACATTAATCTTGTTTatacattttctgtgtttttacttttctctgcATGTAGGCTCACTCAGGATTACCAGTTGAATTAACTTTCAAAAATTCATCTTTTCTTTAACTCATAACTGTGGTTTCCTCATAACTTTATCTTGTGTATAACTCTTCTTTAGATCCTTTATGATGTGGTTTATTTTCCTCTGCCAGTGGACTGATTATCTCTAAACTCCCTAAATCAAACTCCAAGAGGAAGACTATGTCTCAGTTGGTTTTTCTTTGAGTGGAGATTCTAGGATCAAGTCATGCTTTAGTCTGGTCTGTGATTCTGTTAAGCTTGGGTCAGTTACTTGTTGAGTCCTGTGGTTCATCTGGTGCTGGCCAACAGGCAGTGGTGGGGGATTTTACTCAGAAGACAGTGATCATGCCTGTCACATGCCTACTAAATCtaaataaagaaacataaaaagttaataataaaCAATTTACCAAATCACAGAACCAGTGTGAGCAGTAAGGCTGGGTCTTGAATAATGTTCTTAGGTCTTCTGATACAGTCCTCTTTTGAATAGACTTTAATTATTCTTGGTCATCTTGAAGTTTTTGCACCAGTATATAATTTCCCTACAAATTACTGGATATTTTGCTGCAAAGAGATTCAGAGAATTTCTTAAGTATCAGAATtgtaatatttgttattttagtATAGCACAAATTTTGTGTCACGAAtgagaaaacaatattttgttttaaaatgtcatatttataattgaattattttaatttattctgtttgttttaacttttctCAGGTTACTAAGTTAGCTATCGCAGCACAAGCCTTGGAGTCCCAATGGGGGACTCTGGATCAAGACGATCTACTCTGGTCTCCCGGTTGCCAATTTTCAGAAGGAGTATTAGCAGAAAACACGATTCCCTTCCTTCTTCACCCTCCTCCAGTAATACGGTCGGTGTCCACAGTTCCTCTCCTTCCAGCACTAACTCAAGCTCAGGTAGTACAGGTAAACGCAGAAGCCTCTTCCGTACTCCGTCCATCAGCTTTCATCATAAGAAGGGGAGTGAACCTAAGCAAGAACCTACCAACCAGAACCTTAGTATTTCAAATGGTGCTCAACCTGGTCAGAGCAGTATGCAAAAACTGAGTTTGGAAGAACATACTAAAGCCAGGGGAAGACATTCTGTTGGTTTTAGCACTTCCCGAAATAAGAAGATAACAAGATCTTTGACAGAGGAttttgaaagggaaaaggaaCACTCGACTAACAAGAATGTCTTCATAAATTGCCTAAGTTCTGGGAAAAGTGAGGGGGATGATTCTGGGTTCACAGAAGAACAGACTCGCGGTTCTGTTAAGCAGTCAACAAAGAAGCTTCTTACTAAATCTTTCTCATCTCACTATAAATTTTCTAAGCCAGTTCCACAGAGCCAATCTATTTCATTGGTACAACAATCTGAATTCTCATTGGAAATTACACAGTACCAAGAACGGGAACCTGTATTAATAAGAGCTTCTCCAACTTGTTCTGTGGATGTAACAGAACGGGCAGGTAGCTCTTTACAATCTCCATTGCTTTCTGCTGATCTTACTACAGCTCAGACACCTTCAGAGTTCTTAGCCTTGACTGAAGATTCTGTGTCTGAAGCGGATGCATTTCCTAAAAGTGGAAGTATGGCATCCCACTGTGACAACCTTGGCCACAATGATTCTACCTCTCAGATTTCTCCCAATCCTGCTGCTGTTACAAAGACCACAAGAGACCTTAGGGGAACCGTTCCCTGTGCAATTGTGTCTCCTGGGAAATACAGATTAGAAGGTCGATGTAGCACTGAATCTAATTCTTTCCCGGAAACCTCTGCTGCTAATCAGAAGGAAGTGTTATTGCAAATCACTGAACTACCTGTTATGAATGGGAGTGACTCAGAGACTCACCTCTCAACTGATACAAGAGAAGAGCATATGGTAATACAAAATGGTGAGACGATGTTGGCAACAAGCTCCCCAAGGAAATTTGGATTTTATGAGCACCATAAAGCAATAGCTGAACGTGTGAAAGGGATCCATCCTATTTCAGATTCAAGGATAATACCCTCTTCTGGTGATCATCATGTTTTAAACAAAACTTCATATGGATATGATGCAAATCCTGCCAAAGGTATGCTGATTTTCTCTGTATAATAAATGATATGAATTATAATTTTCCTTATAGTCAGTTTTCTTATTCCATCTCATGAATGGAAACTATGTTTTCCTTAGTTTTCACTCTCTAATATTCTTTCCTGTTTATAATTTGCTTTAAATCATTTCTGTACTTAAACTTACTTCATTTGTATCATGCTGAAATGTAATTCAGCCAGATTACTCATTTTGCTTAGTTGTGCTATTCAGATTCTGTGCCTCAGAAGAAAGTGGaaggaaattaatttcatttacaatatggttttatttaaaataacgaGTATCTTTTATAGTTCATGATAGAATATTGGTATATCTTAAATAATaaccattataaaataaatttgtataaattttattttgtattttagcaaagctttttattattaaataggaTCCATGTTTTGGCACAAAAAAGTGAGAGGGAAGGTTGATTTAAAGCAGTCTGTTATTTAACTGAaaaactttgtttttcagttcaaGAGAATTGTTGATGGGctgtattcattattttttattcttttttctccaccGTGATTACTACAACTACcactactgctgctgcttttgCTGCTACTATTCACAttagtaggacttccctggtggcacagaggtaaaggctctgcctgcaatgccagagacccgggtttgatccctgggtcaggaagatcccctggagaaggaaatggcaacccactccaatactcttgcttggaaaattccgtgggctacaatccagggggtcataaagagtcagacaagactgaccgacttcactttcactttcattcacacTAATAGCTCTTTCAACAATAA
This genomic stretch from Cervus canadensis isolate Bull #8, Minnesota chromosome 19, ASM1932006v1, whole genome shotgun sequence harbors:
- the CCSER1 gene encoding serine-rich coiled-coil domain-containing protein 1 isoform X2: MGDSGSRRSTLVSRLPIFRRSISRKHDSLPSSPSSSNTVGVHSSSPSSTNSSSGSTGKRRSLFRTPSISFHHKKGSEPKQEPTNQNLSISNGAQPGQSSMQKLSLEEHTKARGRHSVGFSTSRNKKITRSLTEDFEREKEHSTNKNVFINCLSSGKSEGDDSGFTEEQTRGSVKQSTKKLLTKSFSSHYKFSKPVPQSQSISLVQQSEFSLEITQYQEREPVLIRASPTCSVDVTERAGSSLQSPLLSADLTTAQTPSEFLALTEDSVSEADAFPKSGSMASHCDNLGHNDSTSQISPNPAAVTKTTRDLRGTVPCAIVSPGKYRLEGRCSTESNSFPETSAANQKEVLLQITELPVMNGSDSETHLSTDTREEHMVIQNGETMLATSSPRKFGFYEHHKAIAERVKGIHPISDSRIIPSSGDHHVLNKTSYGYDANPAKVLASSLSPYREGRFIERRLRSSSEGTAGSSRMILKPKDGNVEEVNSLRKQRASSSSSKMNSMDVLNNLGSCELDEDDLMLDLEFLEEQNLHPSVCREDSYHSVVSCAAVVLTPMEPTIEVKKREELKFREPSKQNLSLKLAKDVDQEARCSHIRGVPSSPSADWPLPSVEENGGIDSLPFRLMLQDCTAVKTLLLKMKRVLQESTDMSPASSTTSLPVSPLAEEPLPFKDIMKDECSMLKLQLKEKDELISQLQEELEKVQHLQKAFASRVDKSTQTELLGYDALWNPTCTEGLFKPVHNIST